The Oceaniferula marina genomic interval CACTCGCCTCCAAACCTCATCACTTGCCCCTTGATTGTAAATCCCCTCTAATGCGTTGTGCAAATCTGAATTATGACGCACATCGTGTTCTAAACGATCAATCACTTCTTCGCCATGGCTCCCAATCAAATGAACTAGCAAACTCATTCCGGTTGCGCTAACCACACAGTAAGAATTGTCTCTTGCGAGAATATCTAGAATAACCTTATACGAATCCAGTGGAAAATTATCGATCAAGTTATCAAGTAACATGCAGCTCCAAAACGACTCTTCATATTCATCGGAACCTTCTTCTGAATGACATAGATCAATCCAACCTGTGATGATATCATCACGTGTAGGGAATGGAGGCTCTTTCATTTTTTTACCGAACGTAAAGCACACCGGCAGCGATGTACCAGATGCACAAATTTATAAGTTTCAATTCTGTAAACCAGTCGAAAAAACCTGGCCAGTCAGCTACTAGCTGTCGGGTGCTGCGACTTGTTCGGTTTGTTGTATTATTCTGACCTAGAGAAGCATCGGCGGATAATCTTCAAAAAAATATAAACCCAAACGAGAACTGGCACCCATGACAGTCCGATCACAGAAATCCAAAAATTTTGAGGGTCAGTTGATTTGCTAATAACAGTTGACGGCAAAGCGCTTCCTCCCATTGTGATCTCACCAGAAAT includes:
- a CDS encoding DUF6869 domain-containing protein, coding for MKEPPFPTRDDIITGWIDLCHSEEGSDEYEESFWSCMLLDNLIDNFPLDSYKVILDILARDNSYCVVSATGMSLLVHLIGSHGEEVIDRLEHDVRHNSDLHNALEGIYNQGASDEVWRRVKKLVYTIN